DNA from Rhodopirellula bahusiensis:
ACTCCCAAGGGCACGTTCGCGCCAGTCGCTCATTGAGCGAATCCACCCGGCTCCCACCAAGCAACGAATTGGCTCACGGGATGAAACCCAATCATTCCGGTAACTGTTTGAATGCGCTGGGCCGGACTGCTGAATCGTTGGGGTTGTGGTGGCGATCCGTTGGCGCAAGTTTTCATCCCGGTAGGGATATCAGATGGTAGCCTTCGGTAAGCGATAGCGCCACCGATGGACACGCCCCCGACGCCGCCACTCTCCATCCCGCCGTGGCCTTTGGCCACGGCGGGATGGAGAGTTTTATGGGCGCTCGTTTTCCGGGGGTACGCTGCGACGCAGCAACCCGCGGCTACCATCTAAAATCCCTACCGGGATGAAGAAAGACAGAAGCCAGAAGGAACGTTGCATCCGCTATCAGAACGCGAATAGCAAACATTTCGCAGCCGAGTGTGAGGCCCATGACTGGCGGACACCGGAACTCACTCTTCGGCACTGGCAATGATCGGGGCGGTCACACTGCCCGCCCCGGGACGAATCGAGAGCACTCGCATGCCGATCGATTTCAACGAATGCTTGGGAAGAACGGCTCCCACCAACAATCCCAAGCAAAGCAACCGGCCGGCCGACGAGAGACCGAACAAGTAATAGTAAGTCTGTGACGTCGTTCCCCAGTACGCCAAGATCGCGGCTCCGGCCAAGGCCCCTGCACAAATAGCGAGCGTGTTGGCAAAGTTGTGATAGGTCAGCAACCGGGTCCGATGTTTCGCGGGCAAGGTCTCGAAGAACATCAGGAAGAACCCCAGCTCGTACGCGGCCCAAGCGATGCCACTGAGGATCTGAATGATCGCCAACCAAATCAGGTTGGTCGAAACGATCCACAGCGATGCCAGCGGCACCAATCCAATGCCGCCGAACCACAGCACCTTGGCCGCACCAGACTCTTCCGCGATGCGCCCCCAAAACGCGAATGAGATGACTTTGCTGAGGAAGGCGAGTGCGATCAGACCGACGTAGACGACATAGTCAAACTCCAACTGCCCCAGCATGTACGGCACAAAGTACGGGCCGCTGAGTTGAATAAAAACTTGCATGGCGACCAAATAAGCCAGCAACCGAATGGCCGATCGATCGTCCACTCGTTCTTCAGCTGGCTTCTCCGCCGCATCTTTCTGAGGAGGCTCGATGTGGTTTGCAACCTGCGATCCGTTTCGAGTCCGGTGCAGAAAACTCGCGGAGACCAAACGCAACATCGCGGCGACCAAGAACACCCCGGCGAACCCGGTCAACGCCATGTCTTGGTGGGACGTCCATTGCAACACCAAGCCGGCGACCATCAATCCGGAGAACGTACAAATCTGTTGCAGCCGAGATCGCTTTGAAAAAAATCGAGCGCGTCCCGCGACGGGAACGATCTGTTCGATCCAGGTGTTCCATGCCGGTCCGGTCGACAGGC
Protein-coding regions in this window:
- a CDS encoding MFS transporter encodes the protein MLPQFRIFLMDRILNPATIHRTSSAGKSDRNLTRSLGDAACFGGMVGCGETYFSAFALAVGLSETASGLIASIPLLVGGVIQLVSPKAISWIGGYRRWIVAGAVLQSLAFLPLAYAAWTGSLSIVMFLLIASVYWAAGLSTGPAWNTWIEQIVPVAGRARFFSKRSRLQQICTFSGLMVAGLVLQWTSHQDMALTGFAGVFLVAAMLRLVSASFLHRTRNGSQVANHIEPPQKDAAEKPAEERVDDRSAIRLLAYLVAMQVFIQLSGPYFVPYMLGQLEFDYVVYVGLIALAFLSKVISFAFWGRIAEESGAAKVLWFGGIGLVPLASLWIVSTNLIWLAIIQILSGIAWAAYELGFFLMFFETLPAKHRTRLLTYHNFANTLAICAGALAGAAILAYWGTTSQTYYYLFGLSSAGRLLCLGLLVGAVLPKHSLKSIGMRVLSIRPGAGSVTAPIIASAEE